In one window of Pseudobdellovibrionaceae bacterium DNA:
- the pfkA gene encoding 6-phosphofructokinase — protein sequence MTSQKLKRIAVYTSGGDAPGMNAAIRSVVRSAIYQGLQVDGVLEGYSGLISGQLQILDLGSVANIIQRGGTILKSGRCPEFRTADNRKIASDNLKANNIDALVCIGGDGSFKGAHLLNSEHGIPIVAIPGTIDNDIFGTDNSIGFDTAINTALEAIDRIRDTAASHSRLFIVEVMGRDSGFIAAAVGLAGGAEQVFVPEMPQNIPKVIEHIKRGMTRGKSSSILIAAEGQKPGRAYDLADVIRKHSGFDAKVCILGHIQRGGSPTANDRILASRLGSAAVNALMAGKSGIMVGTHHDQVIMSPLEDCMTKKRVLSNELLELTRILSH from the coding sequence ATGACCTCTCAAAAATTAAAAAGAATTGCGGTTTACACCAGTGGGGGCGATGCCCCGGGCATGAATGCAGCCATACGGTCTGTGGTCCGATCCGCCATTTATCAAGGCCTTCAGGTCGACGGCGTCCTTGAGGGGTACTCAGGCCTGATTAGTGGACAACTCCAAATACTAGACCTTGGGTCTGTGGCCAATATCATCCAACGAGGCGGCACTATTTTGAAATCTGGGCGGTGCCCCGAATTTAGAACTGCCGATAATCGAAAAATTGCATCCGATAATCTAAAAGCCAATAACATCGATGCTCTTGTGTGCATCGGCGGCGATGGGTCTTTCAAAGGCGCCCACCTTCTTAACTCTGAGCATGGCATCCCCATTGTAGCCATTCCGGGAACCATCGATAATGATATCTTTGGCACTGACAATAGCATCGGGTTTGATACGGCCATCAATACCGCACTTGAAGCCATTGACCGAATTCGCGACACAGCGGCCAGCCATAGTCGGCTTTTCATTGTTGAGGTGATGGGTCGAGATTCAGGTTTTATCGCTGCTGCTGTGGGCTTGGCCGGCGGTGCCGAACAGGTCTTCGTCCCAGAGATGCCGCAAAATATTCCGAAAGTGATCGAGCACATCAAACGGGGAATGACTCGTGGCAAATCGAGCAGCATTTTAATTGCGGCTGAGGGGCAAAAACCCGGTCGTGCCTACGATTTGGCAGATGTTATAAGAAAGCACTCTGGTTTTGATGCCAAAGTCTGTATCCTTGGTCATATTCAACGTGGCGGAAGCCCCACGGCGAATGACCGAATTCTAGCTAGCCGCCTTGGCTCAGCGGCTGTTAACGCGTTAATGGCGGGGAAATCAGGGATCATGGTCGGCACCCATCACGATCAAGTCATCATGTCTCCGCTTGAGGATTGCATGACTAAAAAACGAGTACTCAGTAACGAGCTGCTAGAGCTGACCCGCATCTTATCCCATTAA
- a CDS encoding DUF2283 domain-containing protein, with protein sequence MKVIKVIKDEKLDVAYVKLRRGKIEKTVELRPGLLFDLDKKGDVAGIEVMSLEKLAPMLKSMKGIPFLFALPHVKFNWSTALITAELKFSLI encoded by the coding sequence ATGAAAGTGATTAAAGTGATTAAAGACGAAAAACTTGATGTAGCTTATGTCAAACTCCGTCGTGGCAAAATAGAAAAAACGGTTGAACTTCGACCAGGGCTGCTTTTTGACCTCGACAAAAAGGGTGATGTGGCAGGTATTGAAGTGATGTCACTAGAAAAGCTAGCGCCAATGCTAAAAAGTATGAAAGGTATCCCTTTCCTTTTTGCGTTGCCACATGTCAAGTTCAATTGGTCGACCGCTCTTATCACGGCAGAGCTTAAATTCTCGCTTATTTAG
- a CDS encoding FliI/YscN family ATPase: MSEVLPLARYEKAFSGVSLTTDIGKITQVTGVLLRGYVPGVSVGSICCVTAGGTGRRFLAEVVGFQDRHVLMMPLGEMQGVGLGSRVEVLRGRAVVHVGPGLLGRVINGLGDPIDGKGEVQAYEEAPLYSENTNPLTRPPITEPLSLGVRAIDGLLTVGKGQRVGIMAGSGVGKSMLLGMMARNTSADVNVIALIGERGREVREFIEHNLGEEGLSRSIVIVATSDQSPLLRMRGAFLATAIAEYFCSLGKEVLLMMDSVTRFAMAQREIGLSTGEPPASKGYTPSVFSLLPKLLERAGTFEGQGSITGLYSVLVEGDDMDEPIADSVRSIVDGHIVLSRSLAQRGHFPAIDVLQSASRVMRHVTSPEHQECAIAVRDNLATYKDAEDLINIGAYKTGANPKIDRSISLHEPIELFMRQSVNQSVSYEESLRSLQNLIHGGYG; encoded by the coding sequence ATGAGCGAAGTCCTCCCTCTCGCGCGATACGAAAAGGCCTTTTCAGGCGTGAGCCTCACAACGGACATCGGCAAAATAACTCAAGTCACCGGGGTGTTGTTGCGCGGATATGTTCCCGGCGTGAGCGTTGGAAGTATTTGTTGTGTCACCGCAGGTGGAACCGGTCGGAGGTTTTTGGCTGAGGTTGTGGGCTTTCAGGATCGGCACGTTTTGATGATGCCGCTTGGAGAAATGCAAGGCGTGGGCCTTGGCTCGCGCGTGGAAGTTTTGCGTGGACGTGCGGTGGTGCATGTAGGGCCTGGATTGCTCGGTCGAGTGATCAACGGACTGGGTGATCCCATTGATGGTAAGGGCGAGGTGCAGGCTTATGAAGAAGCACCTCTTTACAGCGAGAACACAAATCCATTGACCCGCCCTCCTATTACTGAACCGTTGAGCCTAGGAGTGAGAGCCATAGATGGCTTGCTCACAGTTGGCAAGGGTCAACGTGTAGGAATTATGGCAGGTTCTGGAGTCGGTAAGTCGATGTTATTAGGTATGATGGCCCGTAACACTTCAGCTGATGTAAACGTCATCGCCCTAATCGGCGAGCGGGGCCGTGAAGTTCGGGAGTTTATTGAACACAACTTGGGCGAAGAGGGCCTCAGTCGTTCTATTGTGATTGTGGCTACTTCTGATCAAAGTCCTCTATTGAGAATGCGGGGTGCCTTTCTTGCCACAGCCATTGCTGAATATTTTTGCAGTTTAGGAAAAGAAGTATTGCTAATGATGGATTCGGTCACCCGATTCGCCATGGCTCAGCGAGAAATTGGATTGAGCACGGGAGAACCGCCAGCTTCAAAAGGCTACACGCCATCAGTGTTTTCTTTGTTGCCGAAACTTCTAGAGAGGGCCGGCACATTTGAGGGGCAAGGCAGTATTACTGGTCTGTACTCAGTGCTGGTTGAAGGCGACGATATGGACGAGCCCATTGCCGATTCTGTCCGTTCCATTGTAGATGGCCACATCGTCCTGAGTCGGTCATTGGCCCAACGGGGACACTTCCCGGCCATAGATGTGTTACAAAGTGCCAGCCGGGTTATGCGGCATGTGACAAGCCCTGAGCATCAAGAGTGCGCCATAGCGGTACGAGATAATTTGGCCACCTACAAAGATGCCGAAGATTTGATTAATATCGGTGCCTATAAAACGGGCGCAAATCCTAAGATTGATCGGTCCATTTCCCTGCACGAGCCTATTGAGCTTTTTATGCGACAGTCAGTAAATCAATCTGTCAGTTATGAAGAAAGTCTGCGATCCCTTCAAAATCTCATTCATGGAGGGTACGGTTGA
- a CDS encoding transposase, producing the protein MPRKNTIRTDQFPYHIYNRSNNQEMFDLELDRLWDIYLGTLEKVHDRFGCRFHCFVLMGNHHHLILDTPNSNIDSAMRYLHREISRSANSAMGKINHFYGGKYKWSVIENELYYWNALKYVCLNPVKAGICRRAEQYRYSSLSTSFNGKPWYLTDFFDTEKDLIELDLDWVNQAQSDELDIAIKKGLNKREFKLCRDKSGRPIELDMWQRKKERDTFHTF; encoded by the coding sequence ATGCCACGAAAAAACACAATTAGAACCGATCAGTTTCCTTACCATATTTATAATCGCTCCAATAACCAGGAGATGTTCGACTTAGAGTTAGATAGGCTTTGGGATATCTATTTAGGTACCCTAGAAAAGGTGCACGACCGATTTGGCTGCCGATTTCATTGCTTTGTTTTGATGGGCAATCATCACCATCTTATTCTAGACACCCCAAACAGCAACATTGACTCTGCCATGAGGTATCTCCACCGTGAAATTTCTCGATCCGCCAACAGTGCAATGGGCAAAATCAACCATTTTTATGGCGGCAAATACAAGTGGTCTGTTATTGAAAATGAACTCTACTATTGGAATGCCCTTAAATATGTATGTCTAAACCCGGTGAAGGCTGGAATCTGCAGGCGGGCGGAGCAATATAGATACTCTTCCCTATCCACATCGTTTAATGGCAAGCCTTGGTACCTCACTGATTTTTTCGACACCGAAAAAGATCTTATTGAACTCGATTTGGATTGGGTGAACCAAGCCCAATCGGACGAGTTAGATATCGCCATTAAAAAGGGACTAAATAAGCGAGAATTTAAGCTCTGCCGTGATAAGAGCGGTCGACCAATTGAACTTGACATGTGGCAACGCAAAAAGGAAAGGGATACCTTTCATACTTTTTAG
- a CDS encoding flagellar hook assembly protein FlgD, whose product MISIKGGTKVFSDSKTTSFGGGADEKQALTDAERQKYYGGKDIGEILNKVSDPNWVDPAKQRKVGGSEMDKDAFLKLFLAQMKNQDPTNPLQNHELASHLAQFTTLEKLNNINTGIDQMVQQSNPDKSFETLSLIGKGVAGDSSKILRSDETSEHAVQFSLPGKALTATVEIKDANQNTIRTIELNSLEPGTNSFTWKGDRDDGSTATPGEYRADIIAKDPSGRKLAVATGFKGIVTGVNFSAGGPVLMMGNQTIKLSDVKSIFEPKATALAEINQAAAVAKAPAEGDVKGATNSEAPQDGNLGSLGMDRGMINKLKKQTGNNMGIN is encoded by the coding sequence ATGATTAGTATAAAAGGCGGCACTAAAGTATTTTCAGATTCCAAAACCACCTCGTTCGGGGGCGGTGCCGATGAAAAACAGGCCCTCACCGATGCAGAACGCCAAAAGTATTATGGTGGCAAAGACATTGGTGAAATTCTCAATAAGGTATCTGATCCCAACTGGGTTGATCCTGCCAAGCAAAGAAAAGTGGGCGGATCAGAGATGGATAAGGATGCTTTTTTGAAACTTTTTTTGGCACAAATGAAAAACCAGGACCCCACAAACCCTCTGCAAAACCACGAGTTGGCTTCACATTTGGCTCAATTTACGACCCTTGAAAAATTGAACAATATCAATACGGGCATTGATCAGATGGTTCAACAGAGCAATCCTGATAAGAGTTTTGAAACATTAAGCTTAATTGGCAAAGGTGTGGCCGGGGATTCCAGTAAGATATTGCGTTCAGATGAAACATCTGAGCACGCAGTGCAGTTCTCTTTGCCGGGCAAAGCATTGACGGCTACCGTAGAAATTAAAGACGCCAATCAAAACACCATTCGAACAATAGAGTTAAACAGTCTTGAGCCAGGAACTAACTCATTCACTTGGAAGGGCGACAGGGATGATGGATCTACGGCAACTCCCGGCGAATATCGGGCCGATATCATTGCGAAAGATCCAAGTGGCCGAAAGTTGGCTGTAGCCACAGGATTTAAGGGGATTGTTACGGGAGTGAATTTTTCTGCAGGTGGACCAGTGCTCATGATGGGGAATCAGACCATCAAATTGTCTGATGTAAAATCAATTTTTGAACCAAAAGCTACGGCATTGGCAGAGATTAACCAAGCCGCGGCAGTAGCAAAAGCGCCGGCAGAGGGTGATGTGAAAGGAGCTACAAACAGTGAAGCTCCTCAAGATGGAAATTTGGGCAGCCTCGGAATGGATCGAGGCATGATTAATAAGCTAAAAAAACAAACTGGCAATAACATGGGGATCAACTAA
- the lspA gene encoding signal peptidase II — translation MQRKYLLLIAISGFIIAIDQIVKLYVHTHFQLHESIPVIKDFFNLTYVPNTGAAFGIFKDSHEIFRTIFFMSMPPIACLIILFILRTVPDHDKIQIYALSGVFGGAIGNYIDRIRLGFVVDYLDFHIKNKYAWPAFNVADSTIVVGIGILMYLMYKEGQEEKAKKKAQQAQSQAKA, via the coding sequence ATTCAAAGAAAGTACCTTCTGCTGATCGCCATTTCAGGGTTTATTATTGCTATCGACCAGATAGTGAAGCTCTATGTGCATACCCATTTTCAACTTCATGAATCGATTCCGGTGATTAAAGATTTTTTCAATCTTACCTATGTTCCCAATACGGGTGCAGCCTTTGGGATCTTTAAAGATAGTCATGAGATCTTCCGTACCATCTTTTTTATGTCGATGCCGCCCATTGCGTGTTTGATCATCCTGTTTATTCTTCGCACTGTTCCTGACCATGATAAGATTCAAATCTACGCACTCTCCGGCGTATTTGGCGGTGCTATTGGCAATTACATCGACCGTATTCGCCTGGGTTTTGTGGTGGATTACCTGGATTTTCACATTAAAAATAAATACGCCTGGCCGGCATTTAATGTGGCCGACTCCACTATTGTTGTAGGCATTGGCATACTCATGTACCTTATGTACAAAGAAGGCCAAGAAGAAAAGGCCAAAAAGAAGGCTCAACAAGCTCAAAGCCAGGCCAAAGCCTAG
- the fliJ gene encoding flagellar export protein FliJ — MAFHFPLETLLKHRKRQMEMAQREFEIAQHQLNQCLQEIDNIHRQILESRQLIAYAESQKTTDTRSVDQLFEFIEGSKIRMKIKQNEARNLMEVADNKRRVFQEKATDHKSLERLKDRRKSEYKVQVKKKENQTMDDMNVMRGKRGVSV; from the coding sequence ATGGCTTTTCACTTTCCACTTGAAACACTGCTTAAGCACAGAAAACGTCAGATGGAAATGGCTCAAAGAGAGTTTGAGATCGCCCAGCACCAATTGAATCAATGTCTGCAAGAGATCGACAACATTCACCGGCAGATTCTGGAGAGTAGACAGTTGATTGCCTATGCGGAGTCACAAAAAACCACTGATACGCGTTCGGTAGACCAACTTTTTGAGTTCATCGAAGGGTCTAAGATCCGAATGAAGATAAAGCAAAATGAGGCGAGAAACCTGATGGAGGTCGCTGACAACAAGCGGCGGGTATTTCAAGAAAAAGCCACGGACCACAAAAGTCTTGAGAGACTGAAAGACCGCCGGAAAAGCGAGTACAAGGTCCAGGTGAAGAAAAAAGAGAATCAAACAATGGATGATATGAACGTCATGCGCGGAAAACGAGGGGTGTCTGTATGA
- a CDS encoding DNA gyrase inhibitor YacG, producing MAKIVKCPQCGKDTEYGPENKYRPFCSERCQLIDLGEWAEEKYLIPAEEGPSRADVNEENEKQRRILH from the coding sequence ATGGCAAAAATAGTTAAATGTCCCCAATGTGGTAAAGACACCGAATATGGGCCGGAAAATAAATACCGGCCCTTTTGCTCTGAGCGATGTCAGTTGATTGACCTCGGCGAATGGGCTGAGGAAAAATACTTAATTCCCGCAGAAGAGGGCCCATCACGGGCCGATGTCAACGAAGAAAACGAAAAACAGCGACGGATATTGCACTAA
- a CDS encoding flagellar hook protein FlgE: MGVLSSLRTGVSGLSAQGEALGVIGDNIANANTTGFKASRAEFQDIIAKSLKGILGGNQIGRGVKIGAVNPVMIQGNVDSTEKTTDLAISGDGYFVVHGSDGRSYTRDGSFHFDKEGYLVTNDDQKVMGFLADERGNVQNRLSEVKFPRALIPAKATTKINIDMNLDSRIQEFKTFDVKDPYSTSDYSTAIEMYDSQGNKHLLTMFFNKTADRNWVYRGMVDGKEVTTGNPDQLAEVVRGRLIFTTDGKLDQEITELSAFNFKGGALQNQQIKVDFGNSVTTDKGDGLDGTKQYGKTSDLISWYQDGSSAGTITNLSFNDEGVLSALYSNGQTQDLAQIALAKFENPEALFKVGNNRFKQSRSSGPAAVGVANRAGKGKLYAKSLERSTVDLALEFVNLMQNQRNFQANAKTITTTDELLAEIINLKR; the protein is encoded by the coding sequence ATGGGAGTATTATCTTCGCTGCGAACTGGTGTGTCCGGTTTGAGCGCACAAGGTGAAGCCTTAGGGGTGATTGGTGATAACATTGCCAACGCCAACACCACGGGCTTTAAGGCGAGTCGAGCCGAATTTCAAGACATCATAGCCAAAAGTTTAAAAGGGATTCTTGGTGGAAACCAAATAGGTCGCGGTGTTAAAATTGGTGCCGTAAACCCAGTGATGATTCAAGGTAACGTGGACTCAACAGAAAAGACTACGGATTTAGCGATTTCTGGTGATGGATACTTCGTGGTTCACGGGTCAGATGGTCGATCCTATACACGGGATGGCTCGTTCCACTTTGATAAAGAAGGGTACCTTGTTACTAACGACGATCAAAAAGTGATGGGCTTTCTTGCCGATGAAAGAGGAAATGTTCAAAACCGTCTTTCTGAGGTAAAGTTTCCGCGGGCATTAATTCCTGCTAAAGCCACCACAAAAATCAATATCGACATGAACTTAGACTCACGAATTCAAGAGTTTAAGACGTTCGACGTAAAAGATCCGTATTCAACATCCGATTATTCTACAGCCATTGAAATGTACGACTCCCAGGGCAATAAGCATTTGCTGACCATGTTCTTTAATAAAACGGCTGACCGAAACTGGGTGTATCGCGGTATGGTTGACGGAAAAGAAGTCACCACAGGAAATCCAGATCAACTGGCAGAAGTGGTCAGAGGCCGACTGATCTTCACTACAGATGGTAAATTGGATCAGGAGATCACGGAACTATCAGCTTTTAACTTTAAAGGTGGAGCACTTCAGAATCAGCAAATCAAAGTTGATTTTGGTAATTCAGTAACCACGGATAAAGGCGATGGTCTTGACGGAACGAAACAATACGGTAAGACATCAGACCTTATCAGCTGGTATCAAGATGGTTCATCTGCGGGTACGATCACAAACCTTTCGTTCAACGACGAGGGTGTGTTGTCGGCACTTTACAGCAATGGTCAGACTCAGGATTTGGCCCAGATTGCACTGGCTAAATTTGAAAACCCTGAAGCTCTGTTTAAAGTGGGTAATAACCGCTTTAAGCAATCAAGAAGTTCAGGGCCTGCTGCAGTGGGTGTGGCTAACCGAGCCGGTAAAGGCAAGCTTTATGCAAAGTCTTTGGAGCGATCCACTGTTGACCTGGCATTAGAGTTTGTGAACCTGATGCAGAACCAAAGAAACTTCCAGGCCAACGCCAAGACCATTACCACAACGGATGAGTTGTTGGCAGAGATCATCAACCTTAAGCGATAA
- a CDS encoding HU family DNA-binding protein has translation MNKAELIERVAKETGATKAETERWLDTTIDVIRKSVKKGDEVKLVGFGTFTKTKRKARTGRNPQTGKAIKIPAAWHPKFRPGTEFKNMVR, from the coding sequence ATGAATAAAGCAGAACTTATTGAAAGAGTTGCGAAAGAAACTGGCGCCACTAAGGCAGAAACTGAGCGTTGGCTCGATACTACTATCGACGTCATCCGCAAATCAGTTAAAAAAGGTGACGAAGTGAAACTTGTTGGTTTCGGCACGTTCACAAAAACTAAGCGCAAAGCCCGCACTGGCCGTAACCCACAAACTGGTAAAGCTATTAAAATACCAGCTGCATGGCACCCAAAGTTCCGTCCTGGTACTGAATTTAAAAACATGGTGCGATAA
- the lgt gene encoding prolipoprotein diacylglyceryl transferase, with the protein MFPMIVVTDQIILPTYLLIISSAFSLALFWVLYRTKKSELSSSFALDLCLVIMVFGFIGARLFHVVYEEPIYYLQNPLAVLKVWQGGFVYYGGAISAFFAGLLYTNWRKENVGQWADLMAPVAAGGYALGRLGCFFNGCCYGEICHWPWGVQFPHLEGLRHPTQLYAALIELGIAIFLLQIERRRPRWLKSGGVFLFWIMLHALNRMFMEAFRADPRGTELLGWSISSLISLGLLIEAARRLYKMKQP; encoded by the coding sequence TTGTTTCCGATGATAGTTGTCACCGATCAGATAATCCTTCCCACATATCTTTTGATTATTAGCAGTGCTTTTTCTTTGGCGTTATTTTGGGTCCTATATAGGACAAAAAAAAGCGAGCTTTCGTCCTCTTTTGCTTTGGATTTGTGCCTGGTAATTATGGTGTTTGGTTTTATCGGAGCCAGACTATTTCATGTTGTCTATGAGGAGCCCATATATTACCTCCAAAATCCATTGGCGGTATTGAAGGTTTGGCAAGGGGGCTTTGTTTATTACGGGGGCGCTATCTCCGCCTTTTTTGCTGGATTATTGTATACAAATTGGCGCAAGGAAAACGTCGGTCAATGGGCCGATCTCATGGCGCCAGTGGCAGCGGGCGGTTATGCACTGGGGCGTTTGGGCTGCTTTTTTAATGGCTGCTGTTATGGCGAAATTTGCCATTGGCCCTGGGGAGTGCAATTTCCCCACCTTGAGGGTCTCCGTCACCCCACTCAATTGTACGCAGCTCTTATAGAGCTGGGTATTGCTATTTTTCTCCTCCAAATCGAACGCCGTCGCCCGCGATGGCTTAAAAGCGGCGGTGTGTTTCTGTTTTGGATTATGCTGCATGCCCTTAACCGAATGTTTATGGAAGCATTTCGCGCCGACCCCAGAGGCACCGAACTCCTAGGATGGAGCATTTCCTCACTGATCAGCCTAGGCCTATTGATCGAAGCCGCAAGGCGCCTCTATAAAATGAAGCAACCCTGA
- a CDS encoding flagellar hook-length control protein FliK: protein MKLVEMANPIQQLLPLNSRDTKSVGRREDSKRDSQAQDKKSFAGAISGGISHSPKASPKIEKDDSRTEGTKSVEFSKENKESKKGNEQRRPMVEFLMQMDEKFGVSPTELVTAFSNLSDEALQSAPEDSINDLVKELSLNSNQEVEVKELFTQMLAEQRQQSGASKGEGVSSERSLAAGAFVEGDGSILSEKEVSDIKLQSSIDRMTRDFFLSDKKPQFENGDFLKPSALNAYSQQMKAMGRENLSEMATNPWTADANQQPEVSDANLEAPMTSVLGGIAASKMTKADSLGQVQPQVQNSNQPATSDIMASAGNETTFGDSLEDFDEESLSSEQDSLAPFMAKNSEGVQNAGKVAAPFAINMNEPGDPEAPMNVKQVIDQAEYMAKKGGGEMKVKLSPEGLGDLNLKVNMSEGRINVEMLTSSNDAKKLIEKGLGDLKSTLAAHKIQVDQIKVDVSNNMTNDLDMNQEQQEQRAHQERFLDDFQRQNRAFRHGFYDVPGGSRRITSQTNDDADNSYLIEQARKQRANSRRLDLVA from the coding sequence ATGAAATTGGTTGAGATGGCAAACCCCATCCAGCAATTATTGCCTCTAAACAGTCGAGACACCAAAAGTGTTGGTCGACGAGAGGACTCCAAGCGCGATAGTCAAGCTCAAGACAAAAAGAGCTTTGCTGGCGCCATATCTGGTGGCATTAGCCATTCGCCAAAAGCTTCACCCAAAATTGAAAAAGACGATAGCCGCACTGAGGGCACAAAATCGGTTGAATTTTCAAAAGAGAATAAAGAGTCTAAAAAAGGCAATGAACAGCGCCGTCCCATGGTTGAGTTTTTAATGCAAATGGACGAAAAGTTCGGAGTGTCTCCCACTGAGCTTGTTACGGCCTTTTCAAATTTAAGCGACGAAGCTTTGCAAAGTGCGCCAGAGGATTCAATCAATGACTTGGTAAAGGAATTAAGCCTCAATTCTAATCAAGAAGTTGAAGTTAAAGAACTGTTCACTCAAATGTTAGCTGAGCAAAGGCAACAGTCAGGGGCTTCAAAAGGCGAAGGTGTTTCATCCGAGAGGTCATTGGCGGCAGGGGCTTTCGTCGAGGGCGATGGGTCAATTCTCTCCGAAAAAGAAGTTTCAGATATTAAGCTGCAATCCTCCATCGATCGAATGACTAGAGATTTCTTTTTATCTGATAAAAAACCTCAGTTCGAAAATGGCGATTTTCTGAAGCCCTCTGCACTAAATGCGTATTCGCAACAGATGAAAGCCATGGGGCGTGAAAATTTATCAGAAATGGCGACTAATCCGTGGACTGCAGATGCCAATCAGCAACCAGAGGTTTCTGATGCCAACTTAGAGGCACCGATGACGTCAGTATTGGGTGGGATTGCCGCTTCAAAAATGACAAAGGCCGACTCGCTTGGACAGGTTCAACCCCAGGTGCAGAACTCAAATCAACCAGCTACATCTGATATTATGGCTTCGGCAGGAAACGAAACGACCTTTGGCGATTCTCTAGAGGATTTTGATGAGGAATCTCTGTCATCAGAGCAAGATAGTCTTGCGCCATTTATGGCAAAAAATTCTGAGGGAGTACAAAACGCTGGAAAGGTTGCGGCACCCTTTGCGATCAACATGAATGAGCCAGGCGACCCCGAAGCTCCGATGAATGTGAAGCAAGTGATTGACCAAGCTGAGTATATGGCCAAAAAAGGCGGCGGCGAAATGAAGGTAAAGCTCAGCCCCGAGGGCTTGGGCGACTTAAACCTTAAGGTCAATATGAGTGAAGGTCGCATCAATGTGGAGATGCTCACATCAAGTAACGATGCAAAAAAATTGATTGAAAAAGGTCTTGGAGATTTAAAGTCAACTTTAGCCGCCCACAAAATTCAGGTGGACCAAATCAAAGTTGATGTTTCTAATAACATGACCAACGATCTGGATATGAACCAAGAACAGCAAGAGCAACGGGCCCATCAAGAACGATTCCTTGATGATTTTCAACGGCAAAATCGTGCCTTTCGCCATGGGTTCTATGACGTACCAGGTGGCTCTCGACGAATCACATCGCAAACCAATGACGATGCCGACAACTCCTATCTTATTGAGCAAGCCCGGAAGCAACGAGCGAATAGCCGCAGATTAGATTTGGTGGCGTAA